In one Sulfitobacter sp. LCG007 genomic region, the following are encoded:
- a CDS encoding Na+/H+ antiporter NhaA, translating to MYRVWNFLTNYSLLLIFGALVALVWANIDAESYHHVVEFVIWDHAPIGHLHDGHRTLTAHYLVNDLLMAFFFAIAAKEVWEAVILKEGSLRGKKAATPLIATAGGMFGPIAVYLGLAMVLGSETYSAVANGWAIPTATDIAFSYLVGRIVFGAGHPAVRFLLLLAIADDAAGLIILAVFYPSGELAPSWLLVSLAAAILVFVLANWLPRKLDTGKQDRPASTWVRTTLSFWPYALAACISWYGFMRSGLHPALGLLPIVPTIPHADRAFGLFSEAEQYLTDLLNQIEHALKHPVEIILFFFGLFNAGVEFSSIGPATWLVLLGLIVGKPLGIFLFGWVAANPLRLGLPQGMRSIDLVVVGCVAAIGFTVSLFVASVAFAPGAVQDAAKMGALFSFVAAIISIVVGRLCRVEKQTN from the coding sequence ATGTATCGTGTCTGGAATTTTCTGACGAACTATTCGCTGCTGCTGATCTTCGGCGCGCTTGTGGCCCTGGTCTGGGCGAATATCGACGCCGAGAGCTATCATCACGTCGTCGAGTTCGTGATCTGGGACCACGCTCCGATCGGGCACCTGCACGACGGGCACCGGACGCTGACCGCGCATTACCTCGTCAACGATCTGCTGATGGCCTTCTTCTTCGCCATCGCGGCCAAAGAGGTCTGGGAGGCGGTCATCCTCAAGGAGGGATCGTTGCGCGGGAAGAAGGCCGCGACGCCCCTTATCGCAACAGCCGGTGGCATGTTCGGCCCGATCGCCGTCTATCTTGGCCTCGCCATGGTGTTGGGCTCGGAGACCTACAGCGCCGTCGCCAACGGCTGGGCGATCCCCACCGCAACCGACATCGCCTTTTCCTATCTTGTCGGACGCATTGTCTTCGGCGCCGGACACCCCGCCGTGCGCTTCCTGCTGCTGCTGGCCATCGCGGATGACGCGGCCGGTCTGATCATCCTCGCCGTCTTCTACCCGTCCGGCGAGCTCGCGCCGTCCTGGCTGCTGGTCTCGCTCGCCGCGGCGATCCTTGTCTTCGTCCTCGCCAACTGGCTGCCGCGCAAGCTCGACACGGGCAAGCAGGACAGGCCGGCCTCCACCTGGGTACGCACGACGCTCAGCTTCTGGCCCTACGCGCTGGCGGCCTGCATCAGCTGGTACGGCTTCATGCGCTCGGGCCTGCATCCCGCGCTCGGCCTGCTGCCGATCGTTCCGACGATACCGCACGCAGACCGCGCCTTTGGACTTTTCTCGGAAGCCGAACAGTATCTGACCGATCTCCTGAACCAGATCGAGCACGCGCTGAAACACCCAGTCGAGATCATCCTCTTCTTTTTCGGCCTCTTCAACGCGGGCGTGGAGTTCTCGTCCATCGGGCCGGCCACCTGGCTCGTGCTGCTGGGCCTGATCGTCGGCAAGCCGCTCGGGATCTTCCTCTTCGGCTGGGTCGCGGCGAATCCGCTCAGGCTCGGACTGCCGCAGGGCATGAGAAGCATCGATCTCGTCGTGGTGGGCTGTGTCGCCGCCATCGGGTTCACCGTGTCGCTCTTCGTAGCCTCCGTGGCCTTCGCGCCGGGCGCCGTTCAGGACGCCGCCAAGATGGGCGCGCTGTTCAGTTTCGTCGCCGCGATCATCTCGATCGTCGTGGGCAGGCTCTGCAGGGTGGAGAAACAGACCAACTGA
- a CDS encoding ABC transporter ATP-binding protein, with product MLEFENVSKSFWTGSQHKVILDRVSFRVELGRSLGILAPNGTGKTTLVNMIAGLEKPDEGEIRRGCNISFPLGFMGGVSNRVSAMENARYIARLYGLDPDYVEAYCRWLCNLEEYFDQPVGTYSSGMRARFCFALMLALDFDMYLIDEGMPTTTDVAFNRKAGALLAERLKTTTTVIVSHNPEVLEKFAVSAAVLIEGRLHMFDTLQEAKQLYDYQTQG from the coding sequence ATGCTTGAGTTCGAGAACGTCTCAAAGTCCTTCTGGACGGGCAGTCAGCACAAGGTGATCCTCGACCGCGTGTCATTCCGCGTCGAGCTCGGCAGATCGCTCGGGATCCTCGCGCCGAACGGGACTGGAAAGACCACATTGGTCAACATGATCGCCGGGCTGGAGAAACCCGACGAAGGCGAGATCCGGCGCGGCTGCAACATTTCCTTTCCGCTGGGGTTCATGGGCGGGGTCAGCAACCGCGTCTCGGCGATGGAAAACGCGCGCTACATCGCGCGCCTTTACGGGCTCGACCCCGACTACGTCGAAGCCTATTGCCGGTGGTTGTGCAATCTCGAGGAATATTTCGACCAGCCGGTCGGGACCTATTCATCGGGTATGCGCGCCCGGTTCTGCTTTGCGCTGATGCTGGCGCTGGATTTCGACATGTACCTGATCGACGAGGGGATGCCGACGACCACGGATGTCGCCTTCAACCGCAAGGCAGGCGCCCTGCTGGCCGAGCGGCTCAAGACGACGACCACCGTGATCGTTTCGCACAACCCCGAAGTGCTGGAAAAATTCGCCGTGTCCGCGGCAGTCCTGATAGAAGGCAGGCTGCACATGTTCGACACCCTGCAGGAAGCAAAACAG